TGTTGTTACAGGCAAATCTTCTTTATCAAGTTTAACGACATTAACCTGAATAACCTCACCATTAAATTCTACAATATCGTCATGATAGACTTTTTTTCGCTTTTGAAATTCGACTTCATTATTCAGAAGCACGTAACCTTCACTGATTACTATTTTAGCTTCACCACCGCCACTAACCATATTGGCAATTTTTAATAGCTTACAAAGTTCGATGGGTTGTATTGAAACATCAATGTTTTGAATAGTGTCGGTCATGGTGATCTTTAAAAAATTGAAATAAAAAATGATTATAACTGAGTTAGTTAGCGCTGTCGT
The Colwellia sp. Arc7-D genome window above contains:
- a CDS encoding RNA-binding S4 domain-containing protein, which produces MTDTIQNIDVSIQPIELCKLLKIANMVSGGGEAKIVISEGYVLLNNEVEFQKRKKVYHDDIVEFNGEVIQVNVVKLDKEDLPVTTKKQTENTLKKQNTFKKTKHKKTKTDNQPQALQAPDAPRSKRRPISF